A stretch of Corallococcus macrosporus DNA encodes these proteins:
- a CDS encoding family 16 glycosylhydrolase has protein sequence MMALNAGKTLWALAAVLGLTACGESPAPASDAALTTPVVAELEQSATAAPLGQTVWLKACTTQKFVSADKNLGATAPLVANRDSAQGWEQFQVGDAGNDFISLRVVETGLYVSADPNAGGQVTGFRTAVGDWERFTWVPFPDGTVGLRAKSTGQYVSADSNLGASAPLYANRATAGCWESFSFGVVGGGEDRWVQIWSDEFDGTSVNSANWTPNTSVHVNNEQQQYTTSGDNISVSNGTLKLTARLQWNNGYPFTSGRLESAGKREFSHGRVEARIKMPVGAGLWPAFWMLGNDINSVGWPACGELDIMENVGYGDWTSGALHGPGYSGNTPINGRFYPSSSVSNWHVYRTEYSSADIKWYIDGALVKTTTRTEVLRYGAWAYDKPMYIILNLAVGGGYPFGVNGASTPYYGVPQSTVDLVRNAPQTMEVDWVRAYQWR, from the coding sequence ATGATGGCGTTGAACGCCGGGAAGACGCTGTGGGCGCTGGCGGCGGTACTGGGACTGACGGCGTGTGGAGAATCCCCTGCTCCGGCTTCGGACGCGGCGCTGACCACGCCGGTGGTGGCGGAGCTTGAGCAGTCCGCGACGGCGGCGCCGCTGGGCCAGACGGTGTGGCTGAAGGCGTGCACGACGCAGAAGTTCGTGTCGGCGGACAAGAACCTGGGCGCCACGGCGCCGCTCGTGGCCAACCGCGACAGCGCGCAGGGGTGGGAGCAGTTCCAGGTGGGCGACGCGGGCAATGACTTCATCTCGCTGCGCGTGGTGGAGACGGGCCTGTACGTGTCCGCGGATCCGAACGCGGGCGGACAGGTGACGGGCTTCCGCACGGCGGTGGGTGACTGGGAGCGCTTCACCTGGGTGCCCTTCCCCGACGGCACGGTGGGCCTCAGGGCGAAGAGCACGGGCCAGTACGTGTCCGCGGACTCGAACCTGGGCGCCAGCGCGCCGCTGTACGCCAACCGCGCCACGGCCGGCTGCTGGGAGTCCTTCTCCTTCGGCGTCGTGGGCGGCGGCGAGGACCGCTGGGTGCAGATCTGGAGCGACGAGTTCGACGGCACCAGCGTCAACAGCGCCAACTGGACGCCCAACACGTCCGTGCACGTGAACAACGAGCAGCAGCAGTACACGACGTCCGGCGACAACATCTCCGTGAGCAACGGCACGCTGAAGCTCACCGCGCGCCTGCAGTGGAACAACGGCTACCCGTTCACCTCCGGCCGGCTGGAGAGCGCGGGCAAGCGCGAGTTCAGCCACGGCCGCGTCGAGGCGCGCATCAAGATGCCGGTGGGCGCGGGCCTGTGGCCGGCGTTCTGGATGCTGGGCAATGACATCAACTCGGTGGGCTGGCCGGCGTGCGGTGAGCTCGACATCATGGAGAACGTCGGCTACGGCGACTGGACGTCCGGGGCGCTGCACGGCCCGGGCTACTCCGGCAACACGCCCATCAACGGCCGCTTCTATCCGTCGTCCAGCGTGAGCAACTGGCACGTGTACCGCACGGAGTACTCGTCGGCGGACATCAAGTGGTACATCGACGGGGCGCTGGTGAAGACCACGACGCGCACCGAGGTGCTGCGCTACGGCGCGTGGGCCTACGACAAGCCGATGTACATCATCCTCAACCTCGCGGTGGGTGGCGGCTATCCCTTCGGCGTGAACGGCGCCTCGACGCCGTACTACGGCGTGCCTCAGTCCACGGTGGACCTGGTGCGCAACGCGCCGCAGACGATGGAAGTGGACTGGGTGCGCGCCTACCAGTGGCGGTAG
- a CDS encoding LamG domain-containing protein, producing the protein MKNSLIWSLAVLLAGMPGAVFAQGRPSLVNTRIPTPFGSNGHSSTVDGRIFVGNIGEDHATTTTTWIARVFRPEAVTYDAAGKPSFAGAFSPGKTVTVRNGENALAFCFTNPAQPYVLSGGVAVYQPYIFDSMMFNGDNVFRRRTSDLRVSQPFTTAADIASFSTGALETLRTVTGATLRGIEPTMTSDGRLIIYQGAPANTGGIDHMMYAYNPTPCAATGWSNPRPLSMMFNDPDPGVKRYPLSWKRLKAATGEDFGDTASGALVRGAYAWVDHEGRNLLYIAVTYTDGARRKAVSLVGADTNWTAYHIDGALNTDRMDIAHLFYSGPMWNFEQERLPAQNFPPGQSNAAHYLPVTKTHDVLALFGSNTADYNEVDLGELMDPFHLLFLPMNELVTRAGAYDLTRTPDLSGRFFTGTLVGTASISPGNALTRSSPDSLWQPHGKGKALVVPGGGALAVSLTDPSGTVPGVGAAVRALSVEFAVRPDADIQQGCTTGNPYRYLMQKAGGLDIIYEASNQVQFSLVVNGQRVRLGGGPVLPVGQWSHLAYTWDGTTGVFNEYLNGVPTNRALPVAPGTARLGTGTLYIGAGSNLDTQRCPVNGEGSFRGAIDEVRIFTHARSNRSICMTAHGANCREEAIQHTPSAGQFAMSAQAPACTGTSALNSAACLSAMHRVCAQRGASDALASATNTWDTIQQLVSNRPPISLAGVPVSSTATDLTVACAPIQHESVAVTFEELSRIHAGCTDERGVTSTHCTAAAHRFCNRQGWTTGQVFEVTSRPWVGCFNSGLQTDVERSVLGPVSSTGDYTAPGSRLEVSQWCRKQGYGAGVVQEIPAATKAHVHCFQPAVTAAWKYLP; encoded by the coding sequence ATGAAAAACTCACTTATCTGGAGTCTGGCCGTGCTGCTCGCGGGCATGCCCGGTGCGGTGTTCGCGCAAGGGCGCCCGTCGCTGGTGAACACGCGCATCCCGACGCCCTTCGGGTCGAACGGGCACTCGTCGACGGTGGACGGGCGCATCTTCGTGGGCAACATCGGTGAGGACCACGCGACGACGACCACGACGTGGATTGCCCGGGTGTTCCGTCCGGAGGCGGTGACGTACGACGCCGCGGGCAAGCCGTCGTTCGCGGGGGCCTTCTCTCCAGGCAAGACGGTGACCGTGCGCAACGGCGAGAACGCGCTGGCGTTCTGCTTCACCAACCCCGCGCAGCCCTACGTGCTGTCGGGCGGCGTCGCGGTGTACCAGCCGTACATCTTCGACTCGATGATGTTCAACGGGGACAACGTCTTCCGGAGGCGCACGTCGGACCTGCGGGTGTCCCAGCCGTTCACGACGGCGGCGGACATCGCGTCCTTCAGCACCGGCGCGCTGGAGACGCTGCGCACCGTCACCGGTGCCACGCTGCGCGGCATCGAGCCGACGATGACGTCCGACGGGCGGCTGATCATCTATCAAGGCGCGCCCGCGAACACGGGCGGCATCGACCACATGATGTACGCGTACAACCCCACGCCGTGCGCGGCCACGGGCTGGAGCAACCCGCGCCCGCTGTCGATGATGTTCAACGACCCGGACCCCGGCGTGAAGCGCTACCCGCTCTCCTGGAAGCGGCTGAAGGCCGCGACGGGCGAGGACTTTGGCGACACGGCCTCCGGCGCGCTGGTTCGCGGCGCCTACGCGTGGGTGGACCACGAGGGCCGCAACCTCCTCTACATCGCCGTCACGTACACGGACGGCGCGCGGCGCAAGGCGGTGAGCCTGGTGGGCGCGGACACGAACTGGACCGCGTACCACATCGACGGAGCCCTCAACACGGACCGCATGGACATCGCGCACCTCTTCTACTCGGGGCCCATGTGGAACTTCGAGCAGGAGCGCCTGCCGGCGCAGAACTTCCCGCCCGGCCAGAGCAACGCGGCGCACTACCTGCCCGTCACCAAGACGCACGACGTGCTGGCCCTCTTCGGCAGCAACACGGCCGACTACAACGAGGTGGACCTGGGCGAGCTGATGGACCCCTTCCACCTGCTCTTCCTGCCCATGAACGAGCTCGTCACCCGCGCGGGTGCGTATGACCTGACGCGCACTCCGGACCTGTCCGGCCGCTTCTTCACCGGCACGCTGGTGGGGACCGCCTCCATCTCCCCGGGCAACGCGCTGACGCGCTCCTCGCCGGACTCGCTGTGGCAGCCGCACGGCAAGGGCAAGGCGCTGGTGGTGCCTGGCGGCGGCGCGCTCGCGGTGAGCCTGACGGACCCTTCCGGCACGGTGCCCGGCGTGGGCGCGGCCGTGCGCGCGCTGTCCGTGGAGTTCGCGGTGCGGCCGGACGCGGACATCCAGCAGGGGTGCACCACCGGCAATCCCTATCGCTACCTGATGCAGAAGGCGGGCGGGCTGGACATCATCTACGAAGCCAGCAATCAGGTGCAGTTCTCCCTGGTCGTCAACGGCCAGCGCGTGCGCCTGGGCGGCGGCCCGGTGCTGCCGGTGGGGCAGTGGAGCCACCTGGCCTATACGTGGGACGGCACCACCGGCGTCTTCAACGAGTACCTCAACGGCGTGCCCACCAACCGCGCGCTGCCCGTCGCGCCGGGGACGGCCCGGCTGGGCACGGGGACGCTCTACATCGGCGCGGGTTCGAACCTGGACACGCAGCGCTGCCCGGTCAACGGCGAGGGCTCGTTCCGGGGCGCCATCGACGAGGTGCGCATCTTCACGCACGCGCGCTCCAACCGGAGCATCTGCATGACCGCGCACGGCGCCAACTGCCGCGAGGAGGCCATCCAGCACACGCCCTCCGCGGGCCAGTTCGCGATGAGCGCCCAGGCCCCCGCGTGCACTGGCACCAGCGCCCTGAACTCGGCCGCGTGCCTGTCCGCGATGCACCGGGTCTGCGCGCAGCGGGGCGCGAGCGACGCGCTGGCGAGCGCCACCAACACCTGGGACACGATTCAGCAACTGGTCAGCAACCGTCCGCCCATCTCGCTGGCGGGCGTGCCGGTGTCTTCCACGGCCACGGACCTGACGGTGGCCTGCGCGCCCATCCAGCATGAGAGCGTGGCGGTGACGTTCGAGGAGCTCTCCCGCATCCACGCGGGCTGCACCGACGAGCGCGGCGTGACGAGCACCCACTGCACCGCCGCGGCGCACCGCTTCTGCAACCGCCAGGGATGGACGACGGGGCAGGTGTTCGAGGTGACGTCCCGGCCCTGGGTGGGCTGCTTCAACTCCGGGCTCCAGACGGACGTGGAGCGGTCCGTGCTGGGGCCAGTGTCCAGCACGGGCGACTACACCGCCCCGGGCTCCCGCCTGGAGGTGAGCCAGTGGTGCCGCAAGCAGGGCTACGGGGCCGGCGTGGTGCAGGAGATTCCCGCCGCCACCAAGGCCCATGTGCACTGCTTCCAGCCGGCGGTGACGGCGGCGTGGAAGTACCTGCCGTAA
- a CDS encoding OsmC family protein, whose amino-acid sequence MAQPMYTGQVRTVGESMARSTTEAQAFKIFMDEPVELGGQNGAPSPLDFILAAHAGCLNYMTFFIARELGIPVTGTEITVKGSLDPAKFAGTNREVRAGYQSLTATIHVKGDVTQEQLAHLLREVETRCPVSDNLAHATPVHLSMVPAR is encoded by the coding sequence ATGGCACAGCCGATGTACACCGGACAGGTCCGCACCGTGGGTGAGAGCATGGCCCGCAGCACCACGGAGGCGCAGGCGTTCAAGATCTTCATGGACGAGCCCGTGGAGCTGGGCGGCCAGAACGGCGCGCCCAGCCCGCTCGACTTCATCCTCGCCGCGCACGCGGGCTGCCTGAACTACATGACGTTCTTCATCGCCCGCGAACTGGGCATCCCCGTCACCGGCACCGAAATCACCGTGAAGGGCTCGCTGGACCCCGCGAAGTTCGCCGGCACCAACCGGGAAGTCCGCGCCGGCTACCAGTCCCTCACCGCCACCATCCACGTGAAGGGCGACGTCACCCAGGAACAGCTCGCCCACCTGCTGCGCGAGGTGGAGACGCGCTGCCCTGTCAGCGACAACCTGGCCCACGCCACCCCCGTCCACCTCTCCATGGTGCCCGCCCGGTAG
- a CDS encoding RCC1 domain-containing protein: MSTVRGGSRSRLILGLVLCLGWLSGCAAPPEAPAEEASDPGVAQAAVTAPTWTVVRAGRLHSLGLQADGTVWAWGYNKYGQLGNNTTTNRLVPVKVTGLTGVVVDIAAGNEHSLAVKADGTVWAWGLNDQGQLGDNTTTQRLKPVKVMGLTDVKAVAAGQLYSLALKNDGTVWAWGENANGKLGDGTRVRKLKPVQVAGLTNVAGLAAGYSHSLAFKTDGTVWGWGYNSSGQLGDGTNTYERLTPVQTSGLTGVVALSARSVNSYALKSDGTVWAWGLNFGGELGDGTTLHRLTPVQLPAFTSAVALGTGVGARLVATADGTVWSWGGNSRGELGDGTQTSHMTPAPVLALTGAVSLSSGQEHALAVKGNGSLWAWGGNLTGQLGDGFPEQYVSRTASLFTGAKSVAAGDFFSVGLKLDGTVWAWGRNEQGQLGDGTTQDHWAPAQVPGLTSVAAVAARDSYALALKTDGTVWAWGDNASGQLGDGTTVSRASPAVVPGLTDVTALAAGNGFVLALKSDGTVWAWGSNSSGTLGDGTTTSRATAQAVPGLTDVKAVAAGSTFAVALKTDGTGWTWGSNSYGQLGDGSTSNWPPRTTPGVVPGLADGSSVAAGDSHAVVLKTDGTVWAWGDNYRGQLGDGSGSTGRSPVQALGFTGGTAIAAGNSHTLALQSDGTVWAWGYNGNGQLGDGFTGDQLAPVQVPNIIDATALAAGGYHSLARRGSGAVWAWGDNGLGQLGTGNAGYRVVPYQVTPTP, from the coding sequence ATGTCGACCGTGCGCGGTGGCAGTCGAAGCCGTCTCATCTTGGGTCTGGTGTTGTGTCTGGGTTGGCTGTCGGGCTGCGCGGCTCCGCCAGAAGCTCCGGCGGAAGAGGCGTCGGACCCGGGCGTGGCTCAGGCCGCCGTGACGGCGCCCACGTGGACGGTGGTGCGGGCCGGGCGGCTCCACTCGCTGGGGCTCCAGGCGGACGGCACGGTGTGGGCCTGGGGGTACAACAAGTATGGCCAGCTGGGGAACAACACGACCACGAACCGCCTGGTGCCCGTGAAGGTGACGGGGCTCACCGGCGTGGTGGTGGACATCGCCGCGGGCAATGAGCACTCGCTCGCGGTGAAGGCGGACGGCACGGTGTGGGCCTGGGGGCTCAACGACCAGGGGCAACTGGGGGACAACACCACCACCCAGCGCCTCAAGCCGGTGAAGGTGATGGGGCTGACGGACGTGAAGGCGGTGGCCGCCGGCCAACTGTATTCGCTGGCGCTGAAGAACGACGGCACGGTGTGGGCCTGGGGTGAGAACGCCAACGGCAAGCTGGGGGACGGCACCCGCGTGCGCAAGCTCAAGCCGGTGCAGGTGGCGGGCCTGACGAACGTGGCGGGGCTGGCCGCCGGGTACAGCCACTCGCTGGCCTTCAAGACGGACGGCACCGTCTGGGGTTGGGGCTACAACAGCAGTGGCCAGCTGGGCGACGGGACGAACACCTATGAACGGCTCACGCCGGTCCAGACGTCGGGCCTCACGGGCGTGGTGGCGCTGTCCGCGCGCAGCGTCAACTCCTACGCGCTCAAGTCGGACGGCACGGTCTGGGCGTGGGGGTTGAACTTCGGAGGAGAGCTGGGAGATGGCACCACCCTCCACCGGCTGACCCCCGTGCAGTTGCCCGCCTTCACGAGCGCCGTCGCGCTGGGGACGGGCGTGGGCGCCAGGCTGGTGGCCACCGCGGACGGCACGGTCTGGAGCTGGGGCGGCAACAGCCGCGGCGAGCTGGGTGACGGCACCCAGACGTCCCACATGACGCCCGCGCCGGTGCTGGCGCTCACCGGGGCCGTGTCCCTGTCCAGCGGGCAGGAGCATGCGCTCGCGGTGAAGGGGAACGGCTCGCTGTGGGCGTGGGGCGGCAACCTCACGGGGCAGCTGGGAGATGGCTTCCCGGAGCAGTACGTGAGCCGGACCGCGTCGCTCTTCACCGGAGCGAAGAGCGTGGCGGCGGGGGACTTCTTCTCCGTGGGCCTGAAGCTGGACGGCACGGTGTGGGCCTGGGGCCGGAACGAGCAGGGCCAGCTGGGCGACGGCACGACGCAGGACCACTGGGCGCCCGCGCAGGTGCCGGGGCTCACTTCCGTGGCGGCCGTCGCCGCGCGGGACTCGTACGCGCTGGCCTTGAAGACGGACGGCACGGTGTGGGCCTGGGGTGACAACGCGAGCGGCCAACTGGGTGACGGAACGACGGTGTCCCGCGCTTCGCCCGCCGTGGTGCCGGGACTGACGGACGTGACCGCGCTGGCCGCGGGCAATGGCTTCGTGCTGGCGCTCAAGTCGGACGGCACGGTGTGGGCGTGGGGGAGCAACAGCTCGGGGACGCTGGGGGACGGCACCACCACGAGCCGCGCGACGGCCCAGGCCGTTCCCGGCCTCACGGACGTGAAGGCCGTGGCGGCGGGGAGCACCTTCGCGGTGGCGCTCAAGACGGATGGCACCGGATGGACCTGGGGCAGCAATAGCTATGGGCAGCTGGGTGACGGCTCGACCTCGAACTGGCCGCCCCGGACCACGCCGGGCGTGGTTCCCGGGCTCGCGGACGGCTCTTCCGTGGCCGCCGGTGACTCCCACGCGGTGGTGCTGAAGACGGATGGCACCGTGTGGGCCTGGGGCGACAACTACCGGGGGCAGCTGGGGGACGGCAGCGGCTCCACCGGCCGCTCGCCGGTGCAGGCCCTGGGCTTCACGGGCGGCACGGCCATCGCGGCGGGGAACTCACACACGCTGGCGCTCCAGTCGGATGGCACCGTGTGGGCGTGGGGCTACAACGGCAACGGCCAACTGGGGGATGGCTTCACCGGTGATCAGCTCGCGCCCGTGCAGGTCCCCAACATCATCGACGCCACGGCCCTGGCGGCGGGCGGCTACCACTCGCTCGCGCGCCGTGGCTCTGGCGCGGTGTGGGCCTGGGGCGACAACGGCCTGGGGCAGCTGGGCACCGGCAACGCCGGCTACCGCGTGGTGCCCTACCAGGTCACGCCCACGCCCTGA
- a CDS encoding acetyl-CoA C-acetyltransferase — MTASYIVDAVRTPRGRGKMGKGALTGLHPQELLAQTLNALQRRGGWDAREVGDVIAGCVSQVNEQGANIARNAVLAAGWPQDVSAVSLNRFCGSGLQAVNFGAMGVASGAMDFVVTGGVESMSHLSLGADGGGQDGGNVRLRERVYQVPQGISADLIATLEGITREDVDAWALRSQRQAARAIEENRFAKSLFAVKDPATGAMLLERDEYPRPDTTAQGLAALKPAFVAMGETAVGPNGETLDGIALAAYPQAKRIQHVHTAGNSSGIVDGAAVVALASERYVKTQGLKPRARIRAMATVGTEPLIMLTAPAPASEKALRMAGMKARDIDLWEINEAFAAVVLQTTRALDIDPERVNVNGGSIALGHPLGATGAMLLGTALDELERTGKGTALITMCIGGGQGIATIIERV; from the coding sequence ATGACCGCCAGCTACATCGTCGACGCCGTCCGCACCCCGCGCGGACGCGGGAAGATGGGCAAGGGAGCCCTCACGGGGCTGCACCCGCAGGAGCTGCTCGCGCAGACGCTCAACGCGCTCCAGCGGCGCGGCGGCTGGGACGCGCGTGAGGTGGGCGACGTCATCGCGGGGTGCGTGTCACAGGTGAACGAGCAGGGCGCGAACATCGCGCGCAACGCGGTGCTGGCGGCGGGGTGGCCGCAGGACGTGTCCGCCGTGTCGCTCAACCGCTTCTGCGGCTCCGGGCTCCAGGCGGTGAACTTCGGCGCCATGGGCGTGGCCTCCGGCGCCATGGACTTCGTGGTGACGGGCGGCGTGGAGAGCATGTCGCATCTGTCGCTGGGCGCGGACGGCGGCGGCCAGGACGGCGGCAACGTGCGGCTGCGCGAGCGCGTCTACCAGGTGCCCCAGGGCATCAGCGCGGACCTCATCGCGACGCTGGAGGGCATCACCCGCGAGGACGTGGACGCGTGGGCCCTGCGCTCTCAGCGGCAGGCGGCGCGCGCCATCGAGGAGAACCGGTTCGCCAAATCCCTCTTCGCGGTGAAGGACCCGGCCACCGGCGCCATGCTGCTGGAGCGCGACGAGTACCCGCGTCCGGACACCACCGCGCAGGGCCTGGCCGCCCTCAAGCCCGCGTTCGTCGCCATGGGTGAGACCGCCGTGGGCCCGAACGGCGAGACGCTGGACGGCATCGCGCTGGCCGCCTACCCGCAAGCGAAGCGCATCCAGCACGTGCACACGGCGGGCAACTCCAGCGGCATCGTGGACGGGGCGGCCGTGGTGGCGCTGGCGTCCGAGCGCTACGTGAAGACCCAGGGGCTCAAGCCCCGCGCCCGCATCCGCGCCATGGCGACGGTGGGCACCGAGCCGCTCATCATGCTCACCGCCCCCGCGCCCGCGAGCGAGAAGGCCCTGCGCATGGCCGGCATGAAGGCCCGCGACATCGACCTGTGGGAGATCAACGAGGCGTTCGCCGCCGTGGTCCTCCAGACGACGCGCGCGCTGGACATCGACCCGGAGCGGGTGAACGTCAACGGCGGCTCCATCGCGCTGGGCCACCCGCTGGGCGCCACCGGCGCGATGCTGCTGGGCACCGCCCTGGACGAGCTGGAGCGCACGGGCAAGGGGACGGCGCTCATCACCATGTGCATAGGCGGCGGCCAGGGCATCGCCACCATCATCGAGCGCGTGTAG
- a CDS encoding lantibiotic dehydratase produces the protein MTPPGFAPSGFFVLRTPLLPFDELLAWGRGLSASAALTSSTVDLEAAIERDQALLRDRLSAVIARPEVREALFLASPSLEEHLPTWTSAPGGPHGEKLERTLVRYWQRMAARSTPFGLFAGNSLGLLTDTTRLRLPARETYRRHTRLDTDYVDALMEKLAGLPALREALRYHPNSSLYRVAGRLRYAESRRDGGSRTYRLVGVEPTPYLEATLERARAGASLATLAQALVDADPDVSREEAAEYVDMLVENQLLVPDLAPPVTGAEPLRELLTRLEPVPVMAEPHRVLQDVQHALTTLDGSPPGAEPSRYRALARGLEALPAPVDVSRLFQVDLRKPAEALTLGKAVVDAMLQGVTLLHRINPSSESATLRRFRESFVQRYETREVPLLEALDEDVGIGFELTSAEAAEDAPLLRDLFLPPPRAEERVAWGKAQAHLHHRLSEALLQGTSLELTTHDVEALAHPRPGPLPDAFSVMGTVLAASQEDVNSGDFQFVFESMIGPSGAALLGRFCHGDPELLRHVTEHLRAEEALRPEATFAEVVHLPEGRNGNILCRPVLRAHELVYLGRSGVPPEQQLPLTDLFLSVQGSRIVLRSASLGREVLPRVTHVHNFGRAHLRPYTFLGTLQQQGVTPGLRWQWGPLSSSAHLPRVTMGRLILHRARWRLRASMLRSLGLHEGAERFREAQRLRERFQLPRFVGLEDRDNVLPVDLENVLSVDTFVHLVRQRADDVVLVELLDNERLCVQGPEGRFTHEVVVPFVRTAPVAPAPAVHLPKPSRIERSFPPGSEWLYVKLYTGTALAERVLAEAVSPWVHQALASGAASQWFFLRYGDPDWHLRVRLRGDPRRLHGEVLEHLHTLLGPLRKDGLVHRVQVDTYEREVERYGGDAGIPLAEAWFHADSDAALELLGTVAEEGGEDARWRLVLCGVDTVLTDLGLDLEGRCRLLEGLRQGYGQEFSVDGAVERRLGERFRKHRQELESLLWRPWPSEGLLAPGLAALRRRSERQAPVLARLRACADTGQLTQPLDRVAGSLVHMHTNRMLRTAARAQELVLYDLLHRLYASRLARERKQT, from the coding sequence ATGACGCCGCCGGGCTTCGCTCCTTCGGGATTCTTCGTCCTCCGTACCCCGCTGCTACCCTTCGATGAGCTGCTCGCCTGGGGCCGGGGGCTCTCCGCATCCGCCGCGCTGACGTCATCCACCGTGGACCTGGAAGCGGCCATCGAGCGGGACCAGGCGCTGTTGCGTGACCGGCTCTCCGCGGTGATTGCCCGGCCGGAGGTGCGGGAGGCGCTGTTCCTCGCGTCGCCGTCGCTGGAGGAGCACCTGCCCACGTGGACTTCCGCGCCCGGCGGTCCGCACGGCGAGAAGCTGGAGCGGACGCTGGTGCGCTACTGGCAGCGCATGGCGGCGCGGTCGACGCCCTTCGGCCTCTTCGCGGGCAACAGCCTGGGCCTGCTCACCGACACCACCCGGCTACGGCTGCCCGCGCGGGAGACGTACCGGCGCCACACGCGGCTGGACACGGACTACGTCGACGCGCTGATGGAGAAGCTCGCAGGACTGCCCGCGCTGCGTGAGGCCCTGCGCTACCACCCCAACTCCAGCCTGTACCGCGTCGCGGGCCGGCTGCGCTACGCCGAGTCCCGGCGCGATGGCGGCTCACGCACCTACCGGCTCGTGGGCGTGGAGCCCACGCCGTACCTGGAGGCGACGCTGGAGCGGGCCCGCGCGGGCGCGTCGCTCGCCACGCTCGCGCAGGCGCTGGTGGACGCCGACCCCGACGTGTCCCGCGAAGAGGCCGCGGAGTACGTGGACATGCTCGTCGAGAACCAGCTCCTGGTGCCGGACCTGGCGCCGCCCGTCACGGGTGCGGAGCCACTGCGCGAGCTGCTCACGCGCCTGGAGCCCGTGCCCGTGATGGCCGAGCCCCACCGCGTCCTCCAGGACGTGCAGCACGCGTTGACGACGCTGGATGGCTCGCCGCCGGGCGCGGAGCCTTCACGCTACCGTGCGCTGGCTCGGGGACTGGAGGCCCTGCCCGCTCCCGTCGACGTGAGCCGCCTGTTCCAGGTGGACCTGCGCAAGCCCGCGGAAGCGCTGACGCTGGGCAAGGCCGTGGTGGACGCGATGCTCCAGGGCGTCACCCTGCTGCACCGGATCAATCCGTCCTCCGAGTCCGCGACGCTGCGGCGCTTCCGCGAGTCCTTCGTGCAGCGCTACGAGACGCGCGAAGTGCCCCTGCTGGAGGCGCTGGACGAGGACGTGGGCATCGGCTTCGAGCTCACCAGCGCGGAGGCCGCGGAGGACGCGCCGCTCCTGCGCGACCTGTTCCTTCCCCCTCCGCGCGCCGAGGAGCGCGTCGCATGGGGCAAGGCACAGGCGCACCTGCACCACCGGCTGTCGGAGGCGCTGCTCCAGGGAACCTCGCTGGAGCTGACCACGCACGACGTGGAGGCGCTCGCCCATCCACGTCCGGGCCCCTTGCCGGATGCCTTCTCCGTCATGGGCACGGTGCTCGCGGCCTCCCAGGAGGACGTGAACTCGGGAGACTTCCAGTTCGTCTTCGAGTCGATGATCGGCCCATCCGGCGCGGCGCTCCTGGGCCGCTTCTGCCACGGAGACCCGGAGCTCTTGCGCCACGTGACGGAACACCTGCGCGCGGAGGAGGCCCTGCGCCCGGAGGCCACCTTCGCGGAGGTCGTGCACCTTCCCGAGGGCCGCAACGGGAACATCCTCTGCCGACCCGTGCTGCGCGCGCACGAGCTGGTGTACCTGGGACGCTCGGGCGTGCCGCCGGAGCAGCAGCTTCCGCTCACGGACCTGTTCCTCTCCGTGCAGGGCTCCCGCATCGTCCTGCGCTCCGCGAGCCTGGGACGTGAGGTGCTTCCGCGCGTCACCCACGTCCACAACTTCGGCCGCGCGCACCTGCGGCCGTACACCTTCCTGGGCACGCTCCAGCAGCAGGGCGTCACCCCCGGCCTGCGCTGGCAATGGGGACCGCTCTCCAGCAGCGCGCACCTCCCGCGCGTGACGATGGGCCGGCTCATCCTCCACCGCGCCCGCTGGCGGCTCCGGGCGTCCATGCTCCGCTCGCTCGGGCTCCATGAAGGCGCGGAGCGCTTCCGTGAAGCCCAGCGGCTGCGCGAGCGGTTCCAGCTCCCGCGCTTCGTGGGCCTGGAGGACCGCGACAACGTGCTGCCAGTGGACCTGGAGAACGTGCTCAGCGTGGACACGTTCGTCCACCTGGTGCGCCAGCGCGCGGACGACGTGGTGCTGGTGGAGCTGCTGGACAACGAGCGCCTGTGCGTCCAGGGCCCCGAAGGCCGCTTCACCCACGAGGTGGTGGTGCCCTTCGTGCGCACCGCGCCAGTGGCACCCGCGCCCGCCGTGCACCTGCCGAAGCCCTCGCGCATCGAGCGCTCCTTCCCACCGGGCTCCGAGTGGCTGTACGTCAAGCTCTACACCGGCACGGCGCTCGCGGAGCGCGTGCTGGCGGAGGCCGTATCGCCGTGGGTCCATCAGGCGCTGGCCTCCGGAGCCGCGAGCCAGTGGTTCTTCCTGCGCTACGGCGACCCGGACTGGCACCTGCGCGTGCGCCTGCGCGGCGATCCGCGACGGCTGCACGGCGAGGTGCTGGAGCACCTGCACACGCTGCTGGGTCCCCTCCGGAAGGACGGGCTCGTCCACCGCGTGCAGGTGGACACGTACGAGCGCGAGGTCGAACGCTACGGCGGAGACGCGGGCATTCCACTCGCGGAGGCGTGGTTCCACGCGGACAGCGACGCGGCGCTGGAGCTGCTCGGTACCGTCGCGGAAGAAGGCGGTGAGGACGCGCGCTGGCGGCTGGTGCTGTGCGGCGTCGACACGGTGCTGACGGACCTGGGCCTGGACCTGGAGGGCCGCTGCCGGCTGCTCGAGGGACTGCGCCAGGGCTACGGCCAGGAGTTCTCCGTGGACGGCGCCGTCGAGCGCAGGCTGGGCGAGCGCTTCCGGAAGCACCGCCAGGAGCTGGAGTCCCTGCTGTGGCGGCCGTGGCCCTCCGAAGGACTGCTCGCGCCGGGACTCGCGGCGCTGCGCCGCCGAAGTGAACGGCAGGCGCCGGTGCTGGCACGGCTGCGCGCGTGCGCGGACACAGGGCAGCTCACCCAGCCCCTGGACCGCGTGGCCGGGAGCCTCGTCCACATGCACACCAACCGGATGCTGCGCACCGCCGCCCGCGCACAGGAGCTGGTGCTCTACGACCTCCTCCACCGCCTCTACGCGTCCCGCCTGGCCCGGGAGCGGAAGCAGACCTGA